In Aquimarina sp. TRL1, a single window of DNA contains:
- the folK gene encoding 2-amino-4-hydroxy-6-hydroxymethyldihydropteridine diphosphokinase, which produces MERASHLVHISLGSNIGDRLAYLQKAIDAIYEEVGDVLCISGVYETPAWGFSSDDFYNACISVKTRYTPEQVLDILMGIEQELGRHRKEGEGYEARVIDLDVILSSCGVVATKKLKVPHPSMQERKFVLVPLEEIAAQELHPVFDKTIEVLLRETKDTAEIKKAKEQLINPKENFSFSDFSYLAIEGNIGAGKTTLATMIAAEFNGKQVLERFSDNPFLPKFYEDKERYAFPLEMSFLADRYRQFTEDSSQLDLFKDFMVSDYDIYKSLIFAQVTLPEEEFKLYRTLFTIMYKEVVKPDQYIYLYQNTDRLLQNIKNRGRTYEQNIPAAYLEKIHQGYIDFIKTQPDLTVKIIDVSAIDFVKNRKDYCWLLREIVRK; this is translated from the coding sequence ATGGAGAGAGCATCTCATCTGGTACATATATCATTAGGGAGTAATATCGGAGATAGGTTGGCATATTTGCAAAAAGCAATTGATGCCATCTATGAAGAAGTTGGAGATGTGCTTTGTATATCCGGAGTGTATGAGACCCCTGCGTGGGGATTTTCCAGTGATGATTTCTATAATGCATGTATATCCGTTAAAACAAGGTATACGCCAGAACAGGTATTGGATATCTTGATGGGAATAGAACAGGAATTGGGACGTCATCGAAAAGAAGGGGAAGGCTATGAGGCACGGGTAATTGATCTGGATGTTATTTTGTCATCTTGTGGAGTAGTAGCTACTAAAAAACTAAAAGTACCACATCCTTCGATGCAAGAGCGAAAATTTGTATTGGTTCCTTTAGAAGAAATAGCAGCCCAAGAGCTCCATCCTGTTTTTGATAAAACTATAGAAGTATTATTGAGAGAAACGAAAGATACTGCCGAGATCAAAAAAGCAAAGGAACAACTGATCAATCCTAAAGAGAATTTCTCATTTAGTGATTTTAGCTATCTGGCGATTGAAGGAAATATTGGAGCAGGAAAAACAACTCTGGCAACTATGATTGCAGCAGAATTTAATGGAAAACAGGTGTTGGAGCGCTTTTCTGATAATCCATTTTTGCCAAAATTTTATGAAGATAAAGAACGATATGCTTTCCCATTAGAAATGTCTTTCCTGGCAGATCGCTATCGCCAATTTACAGAAGATTCTTCTCAGTTAGATTTGTTTAAAGATTTTATGGTATCTGATTATGATATCTATAAGTCGTTGATTTTTGCACAGGTAACCCTTCCGGAAGAAGAATTTAAACTATATCGTACACTTTTTACCATTATGTATAAAGAGGTGGTGAAACCAGATCAATATATTTATTTGTATCAAAATACAGATCGCTTGTTGCAGAATATTAAAAATCGAGGCCGTACATATGAGCAGAATATTCCTGCTGCGTATTTAGAAAAAATACATCAGGGATATATTGATTTTATAAAAACACAACCTGATCTCACCGTAAAAATAATTGATGTGTCTGCTATTGATTTTGTGAAAAACAGAAAAGATTATTGTTGGCTGTTGCGGGAGATTGTAAGGAAGTAG
- a CDS encoding TrmH family RNA methyltransferase: MEKNRKLKNSELERKSIGEFKASDKTPLIIILDNIRSLNNIGSVFRTADAFLIEKIYLCGITAVPPHKDIQKTALGATDTVDWQHVESTDELVRQLQEEEVVVISVEQAADAVMLDEFTPLKGKKYALVFGNEVKGVQQSVVSKSDTVIEIPQYGSKHSLNISVSAGVVIWDIFTKMKYK, encoded by the coding sequence ATGGAAAAAAACCGAAAACTAAAGAATAGTGAGTTGGAGCGGAAGTCTATTGGAGAGTTCAAAGCTTCGGATAAAACACCATTGATTATTATTCTGGATAATATAAGAAGTCTTAATAATATAGGATCTGTATTCAGAACCGCAGATGCTTTTTTGATAGAGAAGATATATCTATGCGGTATTACAGCGGTTCCTCCACATAAAGATATTCAGAAAACAGCTTTGGGAGCTACTGATACAGTCGATTGGCAACATGTAGAAAGTACAGATGAACTGGTTCGTCAGTTACAGGAAGAAGAAGTGGTTGTGATTTCAGTGGAACAAGCAGCAGATGCAGTTATGCTGGATGAGTTTACACCGCTAAAAGGAAAGAAGTATGCACTGGTATTCGGTAATGAGGTTAAAGGAGTACAGCAATCTGTAGTATCTAAAAGTGATACCGTCATTGAAATTCCTCAGTATGGAAGTAAGCATTCTTTGAATATCTCCGTTAGTGCAGGAGTAGTGATATGGGATATTTTTACTAAAATGAAATACAAATAA
- the mutS gene encoding DNA mismatch repair protein MutS: MKQYNAIKAKYPDALLLFRVGDFYETFGEDAIRSAAILNIVLTKRGNGSDQETALAGFPHHSLNTYLPKLVKAGERVAICDQLEDPKQTKTIVKRGVTELVTPGVALNDEVLQSKTNNFLAAVHYGKKNQGVAFLDVSTGEFLIAQGDVAHIDKLLQNFRPSEILVSKAKKQTYEQDFGTEYHAFYMEDWVFKPDYANETLQEHFETASLKGFGVDHLPEGIIAAGVVLHYLGETQHKKLEHITSIQRIAEDEYIWMDRFTIRNLELYGSTSFQAVTLLDVIDKTISSMGGRMLKRWLALPLKNKEAIDKRHEVVEYFIEQEQLHQKIRHQIKQIGDIERLISKIATGKVNPREVIQLKNSLEAIVPIKAQAQHSENTALKKIGETLHDCEVLRSKIKETLNEEAPVNILKGNAIAEGYLDELDELRNIAFSGKDYLDKMLERETEATGITSLKIASNNVFGYYIEVRNTHRDKVPETWIRKQTLVNAERYITEELKEYEAKILGAEEKILELEQRLFQELIVWMNSYIKPVQENAILIGQLDCLSSFAQLAIDNSYVRPVMETSYDLEIKDGRHPVIEKQLPIGEPYISNDVFLDREQQQIIMITGPNMSGKSAILRQTALIVLLAQMGSFVPAASARIGIVDKIFTRVGASDNISMGESTFMVEMNETANILNNISDRSLVLLDEIGRGTSTYDGISIAWAISEFLHEHPTKPKTLFATHYHELNEMCETFNRIKNFNVSVKELKDNVLFVRKLVPGGSEHSFGIHVAKMAGMPQQVLHRANKMLKKLEKSHSSEELTDKIKKVQEDDEMQLSFFNLDDPLLEEIKEEIIDIDIDTLTPVEALMKLNEIKRLLTSNKASKV; the protein is encoded by the coding sequence ATGAAACAGTATAACGCGATTAAAGCAAAATATCCAGATGCTTTATTGTTGTTTAGAGTAGGAGACTTTTACGAAACTTTTGGAGAAGATGCGATTAGAAGCGCTGCTATTCTCAATATTGTATTAACTAAACGAGGAAACGGAAGCGATCAGGAAACTGCCTTAGCAGGATTCCCTCATCATTCCTTAAATACCTATTTGCCAAAGTTGGTAAAAGCAGGAGAGCGCGTTGCGATTTGTGATCAGCTCGAAGACCCCAAACAGACTAAGACAATTGTAAAAAGAGGAGTTACAGAATTAGTGACACCTGGAGTAGCATTAAATGATGAGGTACTCCAAAGTAAGACCAATAACTTTTTAGCTGCAGTACATTACGGGAAAAAAAATCAGGGAGTAGCATTTTTAGATGTGTCTACAGGAGAGTTTTTAATTGCTCAGGGCGATGTAGCACATATTGATAAATTATTACAAAATTTCAGACCCAGTGAGATTTTGGTGTCCAAAGCAAAAAAACAAACATATGAACAGGACTTTGGTACGGAGTACCATGCCTTCTATATGGAAGATTGGGTATTTAAGCCGGATTATGCTAACGAAACCTTGCAGGAACATTTTGAGACTGCTTCTCTCAAAGGATTTGGAGTAGATCACCTACCTGAAGGAATTATTGCAGCCGGGGTTGTATTGCATTATCTGGGAGAAACCCAACATAAGAAACTAGAACATATAACCAGTATACAGCGAATCGCAGAAGATGAGTATATCTGGATGGATCGGTTTACCATTCGCAATCTGGAATTATATGGATCCACTTCTTTTCAGGCAGTGACTCTATTAGATGTGATCGATAAAACGATTTCTTCGATGGGAGGACGAATGCTAAAGCGCTGGTTAGCATTACCATTAAAGAATAAAGAGGCAATTGATAAACGACATGAAGTCGTAGAATACTTTATAGAACAAGAGCAACTCCATCAGAAAATACGACATCAGATTAAGCAAATCGGGGATATCGAACGTCTGATTTCTAAAATTGCAACAGGGAAAGTAAACCCAAGAGAAGTAATTCAGTTAAAAAATTCTCTAGAAGCAATTGTACCTATAAAAGCGCAGGCACAGCATAGCGAAAATACGGCCTTAAAGAAGATAGGAGAGACGTTACACGATTGTGAAGTATTGCGCAGCAAAATAAAAGAAACTCTAAATGAAGAAGCTCCGGTTAATATCCTGAAAGGAAATGCGATTGCCGAAGGATACCTTGATGAGTTAGATGAATTGCGAAATATTGCATTTTCTGGAAAAGATTACCTGGACAAAATGTTAGAACGAGAGACAGAAGCTACAGGAATTACCTCCTTAAAAATTGCATCTAATAATGTCTTTGGATATTATATAGAAGTGAGAAATACACATAGGGATAAAGTACCTGAAACCTGGATTCGTAAGCAAACATTAGTCAATGCCGAGCGATATATTACTGAAGAATTAAAGGAGTACGAAGCAAAGATTTTAGGAGCCGAAGAGAAGATTCTGGAATTAGAGCAACGTTTGTTTCAGGAGTTGATCGTATGGATGAATTCATATATCAAACCAGTACAGGAGAATGCTATTCTGATTGGGCAATTAGATTGTTTGAGTTCTTTTGCACAATTAGCAATAGACAACTCTTATGTGAGACCAGTTATGGAAACGTCCTATGACCTGGAAATTAAAGATGGGCGCCATCCGGTTATCGAAAAACAACTGCCGATCGGAGAACCTTATATTTCAAATGATGTATTCCTGGATCGAGAACAACAACAAATTATTATGATTACAGGTCCGAATATGAGTGGTAAGTCAGCCATTCTACGTCAGACAGCATTGATTGTACTACTGGCACAAATGGGAAGCTTTGTGCCTGCAGCATCTGCCAGAATAGGAATTGTAGATAAGATCTTTACTCGAGTGGGTGCCAGTGATAATATTTCTATGGGAGAGTCTACTTTTATGGTCGAGATGAATGAGACAGCCAATATCCTTAATAACATATCTGATCGCAGTTTGGTATTGTTAGATGAGATCGGAAGAGGAACCAGTACCTATGATGGAATTTCTATCGCATGGGCAATTAGTGAATTCTTACATGAGCACCCTACCAAGCCCAAAACACTTTTTGCAACACATTATCATGAATTAAATGAGATGTGTGAGACTTTTAATAGAATCAAGAACTTTAATGTATCTGTAAAAGAATTAAAAGATAATGTCCTGTTTGTACGTAAGCTTGTACCAGGAGGAAGTGAACATAGTTTTGGAATTCATGTAGCAAAAATGGCAGGGATGCCACAGCAGGTTTTACACCGGGCCAATAAAATGCTTAAGAAATTAGAGAAGTCACATAGTAGTGAGGAATTGACAGATAAAATAAAGAAAGTACAAGAAGACGATGAAATGCAGTTGAGCTTTTTTAATTTAGATGATCCCTTATTAGAAGAAATTAAAGAAGAAATCATCGATATTGATATCGATACCCTTACTCCGGTAGAGGCATTGATGAAATTAAATGAGATTAAGCGCTTGTTAACCAGTAATAAAGCATCTAAAGTATAG